One window from the genome of Kryptolebias marmoratus isolate JLee-2015 linkage group LG1, ASM164957v2, whole genome shotgun sequence encodes:
- the LOC108242777 gene encoding protein FAM163B, translated as MSAGTVVIAGGILATVILLTIVAVLCLCRLQYYCCKQEESEKGEEEEPELDTMSPSRPLALCAPPTPPTPEQYSDEPETYPPTFLTEANGPASYSPPPPPPPPPPPPPRRCQRAHAFCPSCARCSMPFYLQHPERLCNGGRRISYRTVQQQDLELPADLANFYQKLIRSYTMKEMMTQSYSTDV; from the exons ATGTCAGCCGGGACAGTGGTCATCGCAGGAGGAATTCTGGCTACAGTCATCTTACTGACCATTGTTGCCGTGTTGTGTTTATGTAGGTTACAG TATTACTGCTGTAAGCAGGAGGAGTCTGAGAagggggaagaggaggaaccAGAACTCGACACCATGTCGCCCTCTCGCCCTCTGGCTCTGTGCGCTCCTCCAACCCCTCCAACACCAGAGCAGTACAGCGACGAGCCCGAGACTTACCCCCCCACCTTCCTGACAGAGGCCAACGGACCTGCCAGCTACTCCCctccgccgcctcctcctcctcccccgccccctcctcctcgCAGGTGCCAACGTGCACACGCCTTCTGCCCCTCCTGCGCCCGCTGCTCGATGCCCTTCTACCTGCAGCACCCAGAGAGACTGTGCAACGGCGGGCGCAGGATCAGCTACAGGACTGTGCAGCAGCAGGACCTGGAGCTGCCCGCAGACCTGGCCAACTTCTACCAGAAGCTGATCCGCTCCTACACCATGAAGGAGATGATGACCCAGAGCTACAGCACCGACGTCTAG
- the LOC108242784 gene encoding natterin-3 — MLLLLLLLALSSVSLQDTVKNRPLDENDHPLTPDLKERVPEIIANVSVSTVRRILPPTKSRHKRQVNSYVDVFDKNSKLRWENWLGYLPNGSVSIYNNYDDRIDYVCKVGCHSGFYNPRKGPFCHYPYYSKVIKDRSFEVLVNEDDFEILEWKKGSSGSVPEYSVRSCSSDEIYVGKNKYGLGKVYPKDKCFYLPWEGDEYWYKVSYEVLTTNMGVSRELISDVKYNIEQAKILKKPPKVLKRSTINNANCDPVSKTTTLSKTTLETNSWGLSVSLMIGVRATFETGIPFLAEGKLDITLEIMFQYSKGKSVTEESTHSVSFTINVPPNHRCTVKMMSYSYDTKIPFTARLKRTYRNGKTKSTTISGTYHGVHTADVYVEVERCEPLPNAKPCT, encoded by the exons atg ctgctgctgttgctgctgctggctcTGTCCTCTGTCAGTCTTCAGGACACTGTGAAGAACCGACCACTGGACGAAAATG ATCACCCGCTGACCCCAGATCTGAAGGAAAGAGTGCCTGAAATCATAGCCAACGTATCCGTCTCAACAGTTCGCCGTATTCTGCCTCCTACTAAATCAAGACACAAAAGGCAAGTTAACTCGTACGTCGAcgtgtttgacaaaaacagcaaactgcgATGGGAGAATTGGCTTGGGTATCTGCCAAATGGATCAGTTTCAATTTACAACAACTACGATGACCGCATCGACTATGTCTGCAAAGTTGGATGCCATTCTGGCTTTTACAACCCCAGAAAGGGTCCTTTCTGCCACTACCCCTATTATTCCAAAGTGATTAAAGATAGATCATTTGAAGTCCTTGTAAATGAAGATGATTTTGAGATCCTGGAGTGGAAGAAGGGTTCCAGTGGTTCTGTGCCAGAATATTCAGTCAGGAGTTGCTCCAGTGATGAAATCTATGTAGGCAAGAACAAATACGGACTGGGGAAGGTGTATCccaaagacaaatgtttttatcttccCTGGGAGGGTGATGAATATTGGTACAAAGTTAGCTACGAGGTCCTGACCACCAACATGGGTGTTAGTAGGGAACTCATCTCTGATGTGAAGTATAACATTGAACAGGCTAAAATTCTTAAGAAACCTCCAAAGGTTTTGAAAAGGTCAACCATCAACAATGCTAACTGTGATCCAGTGTCAAAAACAACTACTCTTTCTAAAACAACTCTGGAAACAAATTCATGGGGCTTGAGTGTTTCCCTAATGATTGGTGTAAGGGCTACCTTTGAAACAGGAATTCCTTTCCTTGCAGAAGGTAAGTTAGACATCACTTTAGAGATAATGTTTCAGTACTCAAAAGGAAAGTCGGTGACAGAAGAGTCTACACACTCTGTGTCTTTCACGATCAATGTCCCACCGAACCACCGTTGCACCGTCAAAATGATGAGTTATTCGTACGACACAAAGATCCCTTTCACTGCCCGCCTCAAACGCACCTACCGAAACGGGAAGACCAAATCGACAACCATTTCTGGAACGTACCATGGTGTCCACACTGCAGATGTTTATGTTGAAGTAGAGCGCTGTGAACCTTTACCCAATGCCAAGCCTTGTACCTGA
- the LOC108242761 gene encoding natterin-3-like isoform X2, with translation MRCCVAVVLVVLQLCSPTWQSDSLLQRGQEKTEPWLNPALENVVPSTEVSNPPQIRELPETATKSHSDPIFGEHVNLKWVTWNGSLPNGAVAIFNGYTERTDYVCKVNCEAGFYTPSKGNFCQYPYADKEYASSKFEVLVNVDHFEFLMWVEDSYGSVPQYAIKTCPKSDIYVGKNKYGLGKVVTRHEAFFLPWEGDEYWYKKYQVLAINRDSYSQHISHVKYAVDQMKLFHHPPEALKLTKVTNLECRNVAKTVTLEKTTAVEKTWDIGRETRNGSVSTMNAKVPILGPGDVDFTKEQTVTFSEGTTMKESISHTVSVELMVPPNHSCSVRMDGRKMTANIPFTGRLSRTNHNGDTHWTYITGTYDGVNVGEINAVVERCQPVLDAPPCPPSQ, from the exons ATGAGGTGCTGTGTTGCTGTTGTCCTGGtggttctgcagctctgcagtcCGACGTGGCAGTCCGACTCGCTGCTGCAGCGTGGCCAAGAAAAAACAG AGCCATGGCTTAATCCTGCACTTGAAAATGTGGTTCCCTCCACTGAAGTCTCCAACCCTCCACAAATCAGAGAGCTACCTGAAACCGCGACAAAATCCCACTCTGACCCCATATTTGGTGAACACGTCAACCTAAAGTGGGTCACGTGGAATGGCTCCCTTCCAAACGGAGCTGTTGCCATCTTCAACGGTTACACCGAACGCACCGACTATGTATGCAAAGTCAACTGTGAGGCGGGCTTCTACACCCCCAGTAAAGGGAACTTCTGCCAGTACCCCTACGCCGATAAAGAATATGCATCCTCCAAGTTTGAAGTGCTGGTCAACGTGGACCACTTTGAGTTCCTGATGTGGGTTGAAGATTCATATGGGTCTGTTCCTCAGTATGCCATCAAAACCTGCCCCAAGTCAGACATCTATGTGGGTAAGAACAAGTATGGACTTGGCAAAGTGGTGACCCGACATGAAGCTTTCTTCCTCCCCTGGGAGGGTGATGAGTACTGGTATAAGAAGTACCAGGTCCTTGCCATCAACAGAGACAGCTACAGCCAACACATCTCTCATGTGAAGTACGCCGTCGACCAGATGAAGCTGTTCCACCATCCTCCAGAGGCCCTGAAGCTCACTAAGGTCACCAATCTGGAGTGCCGAAATGTGGCGAAGACTGTGACGCTGGAGAAGACCACCGCTGTGGAAAAGACCTGGGACATTGGTAGGGAGACCCGTAATGGTTCTGTGTCCACCATGAATGCCAAAGTACCCATTCTTGGACCGGGGGATGTGGACTTCACCAAGGAGCAGACAGTGACCTTCTCAGAGGGAACCACCATGAAGGAGTCCATTAGTCATACAGTGTCTGTAGAGCTGATGGTTCCACCAAACCACTCCTGTTCCGTGAGGATGGACGGCAGGAAGATGACGGCCAACATCCCGTTTACTGGTCGGCTGAGCCGGACAAACCATAACGGAGACACCCACTGGACATACATCACCGGCACCTACGACGGTGTGAATGTCGGGGAGATCAACGCTGTGGTGGAGAGATGCCAGCCAGTGCTTGATGCTCCTCCCTGCCCCCCATCTCAGTGA
- the LOC108242761 gene encoding natterin-3-like isoform X1 produces the protein MHFMGICIFFSDGGLSVLFSLCVQMRCCVAVVLVVLQLCSPTWQSDSLLQRGQEKTEPWLNPALENVVPSTEVSNPPQIRELPETATKSHSDPIFGEHVNLKWVTWNGSLPNGAVAIFNGYTERTDYVCKVNCEAGFYTPSKGNFCQYPYADKEYASSKFEVLVNVDHFEFLMWVEDSYGSVPQYAIKTCPKSDIYVGKNKYGLGKVVTRHEAFFLPWEGDEYWYKKYQVLAINRDSYSQHISHVKYAVDQMKLFHHPPEALKLTKVTNLECRNVAKTVTLEKTTAVEKTWDIGRETRNGSVSTMNAKVPILGPGDVDFTKEQTVTFSEGTTMKESISHTVSVELMVPPNHSCSVRMDGRKMTANIPFTGRLSRTNHNGDTHWTYITGTYDGVNVGEINAVVERCQPVLDAPPCPPSQ, from the exons atGCATTTTATGGgtatttgcatctttttttctgatggtgGTTTGTcagttctgttttctctgtgtgtccAGATGAGGTGCTGTGTTGCTGTTGTCCTGGtggttctgcagctctgcagtcCGACGTGGCAGTCCGACTCGCTGCTGCAGCGTGGCCAAGAAAAAACAG AGCCATGGCTTAATCCTGCACTTGAAAATGTGGTTCCCTCCACTGAAGTCTCCAACCCTCCACAAATCAGAGAGCTACCTGAAACCGCGACAAAATCCCACTCTGACCCCATATTTGGTGAACACGTCAACCTAAAGTGGGTCACGTGGAATGGCTCCCTTCCAAACGGAGCTGTTGCCATCTTCAACGGTTACACCGAACGCACCGACTATGTATGCAAAGTCAACTGTGAGGCGGGCTTCTACACCCCCAGTAAAGGGAACTTCTGCCAGTACCCCTACGCCGATAAAGAATATGCATCCTCCAAGTTTGAAGTGCTGGTCAACGTGGACCACTTTGAGTTCCTGATGTGGGTTGAAGATTCATATGGGTCTGTTCCTCAGTATGCCATCAAAACCTGCCCCAAGTCAGACATCTATGTGGGTAAGAACAAGTATGGACTTGGCAAAGTGGTGACCCGACATGAAGCTTTCTTCCTCCCCTGGGAGGGTGATGAGTACTGGTATAAGAAGTACCAGGTCCTTGCCATCAACAGAGACAGCTACAGCCAACACATCTCTCATGTGAAGTACGCCGTCGACCAGATGAAGCTGTTCCACCATCCTCCAGAGGCCCTGAAGCTCACTAAGGTCACCAATCTGGAGTGCCGAAATGTGGCGAAGACTGTGACGCTGGAGAAGACCACCGCTGTGGAAAAGACCTGGGACATTGGTAGGGAGACCCGTAATGGTTCTGTGTCCACCATGAATGCCAAAGTACCCATTCTTGGACCGGGGGATGTGGACTTCACCAAGGAGCAGACAGTGACCTTCTCAGAGGGAACCACCATGAAGGAGTCCATTAGTCATACAGTGTCTGTAGAGCTGATGGTTCCACCAAACCACTCCTGTTCCGTGAGGATGGACGGCAGGAAGATGACGGCCAACATCCCGTTTACTGGTCGGCTGAGCCGGACAAACCATAACGGAGACACCCACTGGACATACATCACCGGCACCTACGACGGTGTGAATGTCGGGGAGATCAACGCTGTGGTGGAGAGATGCCAGCCAGTGCTTGATGCTCCTCCCTGCCCCCCATCTCAGTGA
- the LOC108242759 gene encoding natterin-3-like codes for MKLFVLLLPALLALSSASLQEIVKKSVQHRKVSWLDPALEDRVPESRGNKVVSSPLTPADLEQQQDLPSSFLFGDNVNLEWLTWDGSLPNGAVSIYNGYTERTDYVCKYKCEAGFYNPSLGPYCRYPYGEREYYAPEFEILTNKDNFEFLEWKEDSYGSVPKHSVKTCAGVDIYVGKNKYGLGKVVSQFEAFFLPWEGDEYWYKSYQVLTINRDVYSQHITDVKYAIDEVAIFQYPPETMRISGVTNNECQAIVKTVTISKTSEVETTWNIGRATMLGITGSITAKIPFIGSGGIELGVEKTLQFSRGTTVVESISHSVSVELTVPPNHTCRVRMEGRKIKADIPYTAKLSRTYRNGETQWTSISGTYDGVQIGEVRAVVDRCEPVADAKPCP; via the exons atgaagctgtttgtgttgctgctgccGGCCCTGCTGGCTCTCTCCTCGGCCTCCCTGCAGGAAATTGTAAAGAAGAGCGTCCAGCATCGAAAAG TTTCATGGCTGGATCCGGCGTTGGAGGACCGGGTCCCTGAATCAAGAGGTAACAAAGTTGTGTCCTCTCCTCTGACTCCCGCGGacctggagcagcagcaggatctGCCTTCGTCCTTCCTCTTCGGTGACAACGTGAACCTGGAGTGGCTGACCTGGGACGGCTCTCTGCCCAATGGAGCTGTTTCCATCTACAACGGCTACACGGAGCGCACTGACTACGTCTGCAAGTACAAGTGTGAGGCGGGCTTCTACAACCCCAGCCTGGGCCCGTACTGCAGATACCCTTATGGAGAACGAGAGTACTACGCCCCTGAGTTCGAGATCCTGACCAACAAGGACAACTTTGAGTTTCTGGAGTGGAAAGAAGACTCCTACGGTTCCGTACCAAAGCATTCAGTCAAGACCTGCGCAGGCGTTGACATCTATGTTGGGAAGAACAAGTATGGTCTTGGAAAGGTTGTTTCTCAGTTCGAGGCTTTCTTCTTGCCCTGGGAGGGTGATGAGTACTGGTACAAGAGTTACCAGGTCTTGACTATCAACAGAGATGTCTACAGCCAGCACATCACTGATGTCAAGTACGCCATTGACGAGGTCGCCATCTTTCAGTATCCTCCCGAAACCATGCGCATCTCCGGAGTCACCAACAACGAGTGCCAGGCCATCGTGAAGACAGTCACCATCTCCAAGACCTCAGAGGTGGAGACCACCTGGAACATCGGCCGAGCCACCATGCTAGGCATCACAGGCAGCATCACAGCTAAGATCCCCTTCATCGGCTCCGGAGGCATTGAGCTGGGCGTCGAGAAGACGCTGCAGTTCTCCAGAGGAACCACGGTCGTGGAGTCCATCAGCCACTCTGTGTCCGTGGAGCTCACGGTCCCACCAAACCACACCTGCAGGGTCCGCATGGAGGGACGCAAAATCAAAGCCGACATCCCCTACACGGCGAAGCTCAGCAGAACATACCGCAACGGGGAGACCCAGTGGACCTCCATCTCTGGAACATACGATGGAGTCCAGATCGGAGAAGTCCGGGCCGTGGTGGACCGCTGCGAACCTGTGGCTGATGCTAAACCCTGCCCTTAA